One genomic window of Meles meles chromosome 3, mMelMel3.1 paternal haplotype, whole genome shotgun sequence includes the following:
- the PCDHB3 gene encoding protocadherin beta-3: MEARGERFLRQRQVLFLFVFLGGSLTESESRRYSVVEETERGYLIANLAKDLGLGVGELAVRGAQVVSKGNKQPFQLNHQTGDLLLHEKLDREELCGHTEPCLLHFQILLQNPLQFITNEVQVVDVNDHSPVFFENEMQLKLLENTPPGTVIPLENAEDLDVGRNSLQNYTITPNSHFHVLTRNRRDGRKYPQLVLDKALDREEQPELVLTLTALDGGSPPRSGIAQIHILVLDINDNAPEFTQSLYEVQILENSPINSVIVTVSASDLDSGNFGTVSYAFFHPSEEIRKTFQLNSITGEIQLVKYLNYEVMNTYEVDIEAKDGGGLSGKTTVIVQVVDVNDNPPELTLSSITSPIPENSPETVVAVFSVSDPDSGDNGKIMCSIENNLPFVLKPSVENFYTLLSKGALDRESQAEYNITITVTDLGTPRLKTQHNLTVTVSDVNDNAPAFSQATYTLRVRENNSPALHIGSVSATDRDSGANAQVTYSLLPPHDPQLPLGSLVSINADNGQLFALRSLDFEALQAFEFRVGAADRGSPALSSQALVRVLVADANDNAPFVLYPLQNGSAPCTELVPRAAEAGYLVAKVVAVDGDSGQNAWLSYQLLKATEPGLFGVWAHNGEVRTARPLSERDAVKHRLLVLVRDHGEPPLSASVTLHVLLVDGFSQPYLPLPDAAAAEARADPLTVYLVVALASVSSLFLFSVLVFVAVRLCRRSRAASGGGCSGPEGPFPGHLVDVSGTGTLSHSYQYEVCLTGGTGTNEFKFLKPIFPNGLVQDTE; encoded by the coding sequence ATGGAGGCCAGAGGGGAGCGCTTTCTTAGACAAAGGCAAGtcctatttctctttgtttttctgggtGGGTCTCTGACTGAGTCTGAGTCAAGACGCTACTCTGTGGTTGAGGAAACAGAGAGGGGCTATTTAATAGCCAACCTAGCCAAGGATTTAGGGCTAGGAGTAGGGGAACTGGCTGTGAGGGGAGCCCAAGTTGTGTCTAAAGGGAACAAACAGCCTTTTCAGCTCAACCATCAGACCGGTGATTTGCTCCTGCATGAGAAATTGGACCGGGAAGAGCTATGCGGCCACACGGAGCCATGTTTACTGCACTTTCAGATATTACTGCAAAACCCTTTGCAGTTTATTACAAATGAGGTTCAGGTCGTAGATGTAAACGACCATTCTCCGgtattctttgaaaatgaaatgcaGCTGAAACTCTTAGAAAACACGCCACCAGGAACCGTAATTCCTTTGGAAAATGCTGAGGACTTGGATGTGGGAAGAAACAGTCTCCAAAACTACACAATCACTCCTAATTCCCATTTCCATGTTCTCACACGCAATCGTAGGGATGGAAGAAAGTACCCACAACTAGTGCTGGACAAAGCGCTAGACCGCGAGGAGCAGCCAGAGCTCGTTTTGACCCTCACCGCGCTAGATGGGGGCTCTCCACCCCGGTCGGGGATCGCCCAGATCCACATCCTGGTCTTAGACATAAATGACAATGCCCCAGAATTTACACAGTCACTCTATGAGGTTCAAATTCTAGAGAACAGTCCCATTAACTCTGTTATTGTCACTGTCTCAGCTTCTGACTTAGATTCTGGAAATTTTGGGACAGTATCATATGCATTTTTTCACCCTTCTGAAGAAATTCGCAAAACTTTTCAGTTAAATTCGATTACTGGTGAAATCCAACTAGTCAAATATTTGAATTATGAGGTTATGAATACTTATGAAGTGGACATAGAAGCCAAGGATGGCGGGGGCCTTTCAGGAAAAACCACAGTGATAGTTCAGGTGGTTGATGTGAATGACAACCCACCAGAATTAACCTTGTCCTCAATTACCAGCCCTATCCCTGAGAACTCGCCAGAGACTGTGGTGGctgttttcagtgtttcagatCCTGACTCTGGAGACAATGGAAAAATTATGTGCTCCATCGAGAACAATCTCCCCTTCGTCCTGAAACCATCAGTAGAGAATTTTTACACCCTACTGTCAAAAGGAGCACTAGACAGAGAGAGCCAGGCCGAGTACAAcatcaccatcaccgtcaccGACCTGGGGACCCCCAGGCTGAAAACCCAGCACAACCTAACGGTGACGGTGTCCGACGTCAACGACAACGCCCCGGCCTTCAGCCAGGCGACCTACACCCTGCGCGTCCGCGAGAACAACAGCCCCGCCCTGCACATCGGCAGCGTGAGCGCCACCGACAGAGACTCGGGCGCCAACGCGCAGGTCACCTACTCGCTGCTGCCGCCCCACGACCCGCAGCTGCCGCTGGGCTCGCTGGTGTCCATCAACGCGGACAACGGGCAGCTGTTCGCGCTCAGGTCGCTGGATTTCGAGGCGCTGCAGGCGTTCGAGTTCCGCGTGGGCGCGGCCGACCGCGGCTCGCCGGCGCTCAGCAGCCAGGCGCTGGTGCGCGTGCTGGTGGCGGACGCCAACGACAACGCGCCCTTCGTGCTGTACCCGCTGCAGAACGGCTCGGCGCCCTGCACCGAGCTGGTGCCCCGGGCGGCCGAGGCGGGCTACCTGGTGGCCAAGGTGGTGGCGGTGGACGGCGACTCGGGCCAGAACGCCTGGCTGTCGTACCAGCTGCTCAAGGCCACGGAGCCCGGGCTGTTCGGCGTGTGGGCGCACAACGGCGAGGTGCGCACGGCGCGGCCGCTGAGCGAGCGCGACGCCGTCAAGCACAGGCTGCTGGTGCTGGTCAGGGACCACGGCGAGCCGCCGCTGTCGGCCAGCGTCACGCTGCACGTGCTGCTGGTGGACGGCTTCTCGCAGCCCTACCTGCCGCTGCCGGACGCGGCGGCGGCCGAGGCCCGCGCCGACCCGCTCACCGTCTACCTGGTGGTGGCCTTGGCGTCCGTGTCGTCGCTCTTCCTGTTCTCGGTGCTGGTGTTCGTGGCGGTGCGGCTGTGCAGGAGGAGCCGGGCGGCGTCGGGGGGCGGCTGCTCGGGGCCCGAGGGTCCGTTTCCGGGCCACCTGGTGGACGTCAGCGGCACGGGGACCCTGTCCCACAGCTACCAGTATGAGGTGTGTCTGACGGGAGGTACAGGGACCAATGAATTCAAGTTCCTCAAGCCCATTTTTCCCAATGGTCTGGTTCAAGATACTGAGTGA